The Hydrogenophaga crocea genome contains a region encoding:
- the secY gene encoding preprotein translocase subunit SecY gives MATASTSLAKTGKYGDLRRRLVFLLLALVVYRIGAHIPVPGINPEQLQQLFQGQQGGILSLFNMFSGGALSRFTVFALGIMPYISASIIMQLMTYVVPTFEQLKKEGEAGRRKITQYTRYGTLALAIFQATGIALALEGQANLVIDPGMGFRLTAVVSLVAGTMFLMWLGEQITERGLGNGISLLIFAGIVAGLPNAIGGLLELVRTGAMNILVALFIIALVVLVTYFVVFVERGQRKILVNYARRQVGNKVYGGQSSHLPLKLNMAGVIPPIFASSIILLPTTVVSWVSTGDSTRWLRDLASALSPGQPIYVALYAAAIIFFCFFYTALVFNSRETADNLKKSGAFIPGIRPGDQTARHIDKILLRLTLAGAIYITAVCLLPEFLILEYNVPFYFGGTSLLIIVVVTMDFMTQVQNYMMSQQYESLLKKANFKTSLGN, from the coding sequence GTGGCAACCGCTTCCACGTCCCTGGCCAAGACCGGCAAGTACGGCGACCTGCGTCGCCGGCTGGTCTTCCTGCTGCTGGCACTGGTGGTGTACCGCATTGGCGCGCACATCCCGGTGCCGGGCATCAACCCCGAGCAGCTCCAGCAGCTGTTCCAGGGGCAGCAGGGTGGCATCCTGAGCCTGTTCAACATGTTCTCGGGCGGGGCGCTGTCGCGCTTCACCGTGTTCGCGTTGGGCATCATGCCGTACATCTCGGCATCCATCATCATGCAGCTCATGACCTACGTGGTTCCCACGTTCGAGCAGCTGAAGAAGGAAGGCGAGGCGGGTCGTCGCAAGATCACGCAGTACACGCGCTACGGCACGCTGGCGCTGGCGATCTTCCAGGCCACGGGCATTGCGCTCGCGCTCGAGGGGCAGGCCAACCTGGTGATCGATCCCGGCATGGGCTTTCGCCTCACCGCGGTCGTCAGCCTGGTGGCCGGAACCATGTTCCTGATGTGGCTCGGCGAGCAGATCACCGAGCGTGGTCTGGGCAACGGCATTTCGCTGCTGATCTTCGCGGGCATCGTGGCCGGTCTGCCCAATGCCATTGGCGGTCTGCTCGAGCTGGTTCGCACCGGCGCCATGAACATCCTCGTGGCCCTGTTCATCATCGCCCTCGTGGTGCTGGTGACCTACTTCGTGGTGTTCGTGGAGCGCGGTCAGCGCAAGATCCTCGTGAACTATGCGCGCCGTCAGGTGGGCAACAAGGTGTACGGCGGTCAGTCGTCGCACCTGCCGCTCAAGCTGAACATGGCCGGCGTGATCCCGCCGATCTTCGCTTCGTCGATCATCCTGCTGCCCACCACGGTGGTGAGCTGGGTGAGCACGGGCGATTCCACCCGTTGGCTGCGCGACCTGGCGTCGGCGCTGTCGCCGGGGCAACCGATCTACGTGGCCTTGTACGCAGCGGCGATCATCTTCTTCTGCTTCTTCTACACGGCCCTGGTGTTCAACAGCCGGGAAACCGCCGACAACCTGAAGAAGAGTGGTGCGTTCATTCCGGGCATTCGCCCGGGCGACCAGACGGCGCGCCACATCGACAAGATCCTGCTGCGCCTGACCCTGGCCGGTGCGATCTACATCACCGCGGTGTGCCTGCTGCCGGAGTTCCTGATCCTCGAGTACAACGTGCCGTTCTATTTCGGCGGCACCTCGCTCCTGATCATCGTGGTCGTGACCATGGACTTCATGACCCAGGTGCAGAACTACATGATGTCGCAGCAATACGAGTCGCTGCTGAAGAAGGCCAATTTCAAAACCTCCCTCGGCAACTGA
- the rplO gene encoding 50S ribosomal protein L15, translating into MELNNIKPADGAKHAKRRVGRGIGSGLGKTAGRGHKGQKSRAGGYHKVGFEGGQMPLQRRLPKRGFKSALLQFNAEVTLSDLNGLEAKEIDVLLLKQQGLVHQLAKRVKVIKSGEITRAVTLKDVVPTAGAKAAIEAAGGQVAAAA; encoded by the coding sequence ATGGAACTCAACAACATCAAACCGGCCGATGGCGCCAAGCACGCCAAGCGCCGCGTGGGCCGTGGCATCGGCTCCGGCCTGGGCAAAACCGCCGGCCGTGGTCACAAGGGCCAGAAGTCGCGCGCAGGTGGCTACCACAAGGTGGGCTTCGAAGGCGGCCAGATGCCGCTGCAGCGTCGCCTGCCCAAGCGTGGCTTCAAGTCCGCGCTGCTGCAGTTCAACGCCGAAGTCACGCTGTCGGACCTCAATGGTCTGGAAGCCAAGGAAATCGACGTGCTGCTGCTCAAGCAGCAAGGCCTCGTGCACCAGCTGGCCAAGCGCGTGAAGGTCATCAAGTCCGGTGAGATCACCCGTGCGGTGACCCTCAAGGACGTGGTGCCCACCGCCGGCGCCAAAGCCGCGATCGAAGCCGCTGGCGGCCAGGTGGCCGCCGCCGCCTGA
- the rpmD gene encoding 50S ribosomal protein L30: MSNTNTVTVKLVRSPIGCKEDHRATVRGLGLRKLNSTSTLQDTPAVRGMINKISYLVQVL, encoded by the coding sequence ATGAGCAACACGAACACCGTCACGGTCAAGCTCGTGCGCAGCCCCATCGGCTGCAAAGAGGACCACCGTGCCACCGTGCGCGGCCTGGGCCTGCGCAAGCTCAACAGCACCAGCACGCTGCAGGACACGCCGGCCGTGCGCGGCATGATCAACAAGATCAGCTACCTGGTCCAAGTGCTCTGA
- the rpsE gene encoding 30S ribosomal protein S5, which yields MAKFQANIKNEANEDGLREKMIAINRVTKVVKGGRILGFAALTVVGDGDGRVGMGKGKAREVPVAVQKAMEQARRNMIKVSLKDGSLHHAVHGEHGASNVMMLPAVKGTGIIAGGPMRAVFEVLGVTDVVAKSHGSSNPYNLVRATLDALEKSTTPAEVAAKRGKTVEEILG from the coding sequence ATGGCTAAGTTTCAGGCAAACATCAAGAACGAAGCGAACGAGGACGGTCTTCGCGAGAAGATGATCGCGATCAACCGCGTGACCAAGGTGGTCAAGGGTGGTCGCATCCTCGGTTTCGCCGCGCTGACCGTGGTCGGCGATGGCGACGGCCGCGTGGGCATGGGCAAAGGCAAGGCACGTGAAGTGCCCGTGGCCGTGCAAAAGGCCATGGAGCAGGCCCGCCGCAACATGATCAAGGTGTCCCTCAAGGACGGCAGCCTGCACCACGCGGTGCACGGCGAGCATGGCGCCTCGAACGTCATGATGCTGCCGGCTGTCAAGGGTACCGGCATCATCGCGGGCGGCCCGATGCGCGCCGTCTTCGAAGTGCTGGGCGTGACCGACGTCGTGGCCAAGAGCCACGGCTCGAGCAACCCCTACAACCTGGTGCGCGCCACCCTGGACGCGCTCGAAAAGTCCACCACCCCGGCTGAAGTTGCTGCCAAGCGCGGCAAGACGGTCGAGGAAATCCTGGGCTGA
- the rplR gene encoding 50S ribosomal protein L18: MSLTKKEQRLRRARQTRIRIAQQGAVRLTVNRTNLHIYASVISADGAKVLASASTAEKEVRAQLGAAGKGGNTAAASLIGKRIAEKAKAAGIEKVAFDRAGFAYHGRVKALADAAREAGLQF; the protein is encoded by the coding sequence ATGTCTCTGACCAAGAAAGAACAACGCCTGCGTCGCGCCCGCCAGACCCGCATCCGCATTGCCCAGCAGGGCGCGGTGCGTCTGACGGTCAACCGCACGAACCTGCACATCTACGCCAGCGTGATCTCCGCCGACGGCGCAAAGGTGCTCGCCTCCGCCTCGACCGCCGAGAAGGAAGTGCGCGCCCAGCTCGGCGCCGCGGGCAAAGGTGGCAACACCGCCGCTGCGTCCCTGATCGGCAAGCGCATTGCCGAGAAGGCCAAGGCCGCCGGTATCGAGAAAGTCGCGTTCGATCGCGCCGGTTTCGCCTACCACGGCCGCGTCAAGGCCCTTGCAGATGCCGCCCGCGAGGCCGGTCTGCAGTTCTGA
- the rplF gene encoding 50S ribosomal protein L6 produces MSRIGKLPVTVPSGVEVTVKDGLVNVKGANGALSLALNSLVKIDVNAGKITFAPVDESRDANAMSGTMRQLVNNMVTGVSKGFEKKLSLVGVGFKAQAQGAKLNLTVGFSHPVIMDMPAGIKVETPAPTEILIKGADRQRVGQVAAEVRAVRPPEPYKGKGIRYADEKVVIKETKKK; encoded by the coding sequence ATGTCACGTATTGGAAAACTGCCGGTCACCGTCCCCAGCGGGGTCGAGGTGACCGTCAAGGACGGTTTGGTCAACGTCAAGGGCGCCAACGGTGCGCTCAGCCTGGCGCTGAACAGCCTCGTCAAGATCGATGTCAACGCGGGCAAGATCACCTTCGCCCCGGTGGACGAATCGCGCGACGCCAACGCCATGTCCGGCACCATGCGCCAGCTGGTGAACAACATGGTCACGGGCGTGAGCAAGGGCTTTGAGAAGAAGCTCAGCCTCGTCGGCGTGGGTTTCAAGGCCCAGGCCCAGGGCGCCAAGCTCAACCTCACGGTGGGTTTCTCGCACCCCGTGATCATGGACATGCCGGCCGGCATCAAGGTGGAAACGCCTGCCCCGACCGAAATCCTGATCAAGGGTGCCGACCGCCAGCGTGTCGGCCAGGTGGCCGCCGAAGTGCGCGCCGTGCGTCCGCCCGAGCCCTACAAGGGCAAGGGCATCCGCTATGCGGATGAGAAGGTCGTGATCAAGGAAACCAAGAAGAAATAA
- the rpsH gene encoding 30S ribosomal protein S8, protein MSMSDPIADMLTRIRNAQMVEKATVSMPASKVKTAIAQVLKDEGYIDGFKVVNEGGKSELEIALKYYAGRPVIERIERVSRPGLRVYRGRNAIPQVQNGLGVAIVTTPRGVMTDRKARANGVGGEVLCYVA, encoded by the coding sequence ATGAGCATGAGTGATCCCATCGCCGACATGTTGACCCGCATCCGCAACGCGCAGATGGTCGAGAAGGCCACCGTGTCGATGCCGGCGTCGAAAGTGAAGACGGCGATCGCCCAGGTCCTGAAGGACGAGGGCTACATCGACGGTTTCAAGGTCGTCAACGAAGGCGGCAAGAGCGAACTCGAAATCGCCCTGAAGTACTACGCTGGTCGTCCTGTGATCGAGCGCATCGAGCGCGTCAGCCGCCCCGGCCTGCGCGTTTACCGCGGTCGCAACGCCATCCCTCAGGTGCAGAACGGCCTGGGTGTGGCGATCGTGACCACCCCGCGCGGCGTGATGACCGACCGCAAAGCCCGCGCCAACGGTGTTGGCGGCGAAGTGCTGTGCTACGTCGCCTGA
- the rpsN gene encoding 30S ribosomal protein S14 has protein sequence MAKQALLQRELKREKLAAKFAKKYNELKSIAGDAQKSDEERDAARLALQKLPRNANPTRQRNRCEITGRPRGTFNHFGLARAKVREMAFAGEIPGITKASW, from the coding sequence ATGGCCAAACAAGCACTGCTCCAACGTGAACTGAAACGCGAGAAGCTCGCCGCCAAGTTCGCCAAGAAATACAACGAACTGAAGTCCATCGCCGGCGACGCCCAGAAGAGCGACGAAGAGCGTGATGCCGCGCGCCTGGCGCTGCAGAAGCTGCCGCGCAACGCGAACCCGACCCGCCAGCGCAACCGCTGCGAGATCACCGGTCGTCCGCGTGGCACCTTCAACCACTTCGGTCTGGCTCGCGCCAAGGTGCGCGAGATGGCGTTCGCCGGTGAAATCCCCGGCATCACCAAAGCCAGCTGGTAA
- the rplE gene encoding 50S ribosomal protein L5, whose protein sequence is MTMARFKQHYAEKVVPELTKKFGYKSVMEVPRITKITLNMGVSEAVADKKVMDNAVGDLTKIAGQKPVVTKARKAIAGFKIREQQAIGCMVTLRGARMYEFLDRFVTVALPRVRDFRGISGRSFDGRGNYNVGVKEQIIFPEIEYDKVDALRGLNISITTTAKTDEECKALLAGFRFPFKN, encoded by the coding sequence ATGACCATGGCACGATTCAAGCAACACTACGCCGAGAAGGTGGTCCCCGAGCTGACCAAGAAGTTCGGCTACAAGTCCGTGATGGAGGTGCCCCGCATCACCAAGATCACGCTGAACATGGGCGTGAGCGAAGCCGTGGCCGACAAGAAGGTCATGGACAACGCCGTTGGCGACCTCACCAAGATCGCCGGCCAGAAGCCCGTCGTGACCAAGGCCCGCAAGGCCATCGCCGGCTTCAAGATCCGTGAACAGCAGGCCATCGGCTGCATGGTCACGCTGCGTGGCGCCCGCATGTACGAATTCCTCGACCGCTTCGTCACCGTGGCCCTGCCCCGCGTGCGCGACTTCCGCGGCATTTCGGGTCGCTCGTTCGATGGCCGTGGCAACTACAACGTCGGCGTCAAGGAACAGATCATCTTCCCCGAGATCGAGTACGACAAGGTCGATGCCCTGCGTGGTCTGAACATCAGCATCACGACGACCGCCAAGACCGACGAGGAGTGCAAGGCACTGCTGGCGGGTTTCCGTTTCCCCTTCAAGAACTGA